In the genome of Mycteria americana isolate JAX WOST 10 ecotype Jacksonville Zoo and Gardens chromosome 7, USCA_MyAme_1.0, whole genome shotgun sequence, one region contains:
- the LOC142412222 gene encoding cytochrome P450 2J6-like produces MLTVSVVLVFFVVSMLLMQFLKLQWMRRRLPPGPTPYPFFGNLLQMNFRIHHEILKKMAKIHGNVFTLWLSNMPVVVLQGFQAVKQGLTVHAEDVAGRPINNTFHILTHGNGVMFSNGHLWKQQRRFGLATMRKMGVGQKDHEYQLQEEACRLVEYLQKTNGKPLDPTMPIVHAVSNVISSMILGHRFSKDDENFHRLIESIDTITAFMNSISFFVYEMFPWLASHFIPSFKTFMSSINFVNALLAKELESHKEKGKPDENQDFIDYYLDEINKTKGDPGATYDEENLIQTIFDLFLAGTETTATTLRWAMLYMVVYPDIQKKVQKELDDVLGCSHLICYEDRRKLPYTNAVLHEIQRYSNIVLIALPRQTMKDTELLGIPIPKNTMIVANIDSVLSDPGKWETPDQFNPGHFLDKDGNFVNRAAFLPFSIGHRVCLGELLARMELFIVFCTLLQAFTFTLPEGVKEVNTKLVFGSTMKPHPYQLCAIPR; encoded by the exons ATGTTAACAGTAAGTGTTGTGCTGGTATTTTTTGTGGTGTCTATGCTGCTTATGCAGTTTCTGAAATTGCAATGGATGCGAAGACGACTTCCTCCTGGGCCAACTCCATACCCCTTCTTTGGAAATCTGCTGCAGATGAACTTCCGAATTCATCATGAGATCCttaaaaaa ATGGCCAAAATTCATGGTAATGTCTTCACCTTATGGCTTTCAAACATGCCTGTAGTTGTCCTGCAAGGGTTTCAGGCAGTGAAGCAAGGTCTGACTGTCCATGCTGAAGATGTTGCTGGAAGGCCAATAAACAATACCTTTCACATTTTGACTCATGGAAATG GTGTTATGTTCTCTAATGGTCATCTCTGGAAGCAACAGAGGCGTTTTGGACTTGCAACAATGAGGAAAATGGGAGTAGGGCAAAAAGACCACGAGTATCAACTACAAGAGGAGGCCTGTCGCCTGGTGGAATACTTACAGAAAACAAACG GAAAACCTCTGGACCCCACTATGCCTATTGTTCATGCGGTCTCAAATGTGATTTCTTCTATGATTTTGGGACATCGCTTCTctaaagatgatgaaaatttTCACCGCTTGATTGAATCCATTGATACTATAACAGCATTTATGAACAGCATCTCTTTTTTT GTATATGAAATGTTTCCCTGGCTTGCAAGCCATTTCATACCATCATTTAAAACGTTTATGTCCAGCATAAATTTTGTGAACGCTCTATTAGCAAAGGAACTtgaaagccacaaagaaaaaggaaaaccagatgaaaatCAAGATTTTATTGATTACTATTTGGATGAGATCAATAAA ACTAAAGGAGATCCTGGTGCTACTTATGATGAAGAAAACTTGATCCAGACTATTTTTGACCTCTTTCTGGCAGGTACAGAAACCACAGCCACCACTTTACGTTGGGCAATGCTCTATATGGTGGTTTATCCTGATATTCAAA AGAAAGTCCAGAAGGAGCTGGATGATGTTCTGGGCTGTTCCCATTTAATTTGCTATGAGGACAGAAGAAAGTTGCCCTATACAAACGCTGTACTTCACGAGATCCAGCGATACAGTAATATAGTCCTAATTGCACTTCCCAGACAGACCATGAAGGACACAGAGCTGCTGGGAATTCCTATTCCAAAG AACACCATGATTGTAGCAAATATTGACTCTGTTCTGTCTGATCCTGGAAAATGGGAGACACCTGATCAGTTCAACCCAGGCCACTTTCTGGATAAAGATGGAAACTTTGTAAACAGAGCCGCGTTCTTACCGTTTTCAATAG GGCACCGTGTATGTTTGGGGGAGCTGTTGGCAAGGATGGAGCTCTTTATTGTCTTTTGCACCCTGTTACAGGCATTCACGTTCACCCTGCCAGAAGGAGTGAAAGAAGTCAATACAAAGCTTGTTTTTGGGAGCACAATGAAGCCACATCCCTACCAGCTTTGTGCCATTCCTCGGTAG